In the genome of Hymenobacter cellulosivorans, one region contains:
- a CDS encoding anthranilate synthase component I family protein: MAVFVSFGSLPAPAEFRARALHWAAQFAYCAYYEANGLDYPQGAFEQLLAVAQAPQASPASLPELQAWLAQSATGPRCGIVTYDVKNEVEALHSRHFDGLQWPALHFFAPDTWLCWRPDGVEIQGDTVGVLEAILATEVPTEAPAQVKTMRPRLPKGEYLAAVEAIREDILNGEVYELNLCQEFYAEQVTLEPVETFLRLLEASPTPFAGFYKWQDRYLLCASPERFLQKKGPQLVSQPIKGTIRRGATPAEDAQLRQHLLHDEKERAENLMIVDLVRNDLARVAQTGTVQVPELFGLYPFRHVWQMISTVQAQARPGLGLVDMLRATFPMGSMTGAPKIRAMELIEHYERTKRGLYSGSMGYLTPSGDFDFNVIIRSLQYHAGTGYLSFQVGSAITYDSVPEREYDECLLKARALLQVLGATVNERMSE, translated from the coding sequence GTGGCTGTTTTCGTTTCTTTTGGCTCCTTACCCGCCCCGGCCGAGTTTCGGGCCCGCGCCCTGCACTGGGCCGCGCAGTTTGCGTATTGCGCCTACTATGAAGCTAATGGCCTGGACTATCCGCAGGGCGCCTTTGAGCAGTTGCTGGCTGTGGCGCAGGCCCCGCAGGCGTCGCCGGCTAGCCTGCCCGAGCTACAAGCCTGGCTGGCGCAATCCGCCACTGGTCCGCGCTGCGGCATCGTGACCTACGACGTAAAAAATGAGGTGGAGGCCCTGCACAGCCGCCATTTTGATGGGCTGCAATGGCCCGCGCTGCATTTCTTCGCGCCCGACACCTGGCTGTGCTGGCGCCCGGATGGTGTGGAAATTCAGGGGGATACGGTGGGCGTACTGGAGGCCATCCTTGCTACTGAAGTGCCGACTGAGGCGCCTGCGCAGGTAAAAACCATGCGGCCCCGCTTGCCAAAGGGAGAGTACCTGGCCGCCGTAGAAGCCATTCGGGAGGACATTCTCAACGGGGAAGTCTACGAGCTGAACCTGTGCCAGGAGTTCTACGCCGAGCAAGTAACCCTGGAGCCCGTCGAAACTTTTCTGCGCCTGCTGGAAGCTTCACCCACGCCGTTTGCGGGCTTTTACAAGTGGCAGGACCGGTACCTGCTCTGCGCCTCACCCGAGCGGTTTTTGCAGAAAAAAGGCCCGCAGCTGGTTTCCCAGCCCATCAAAGGTACCATCCGGCGCGGGGCCACGCCCGCCGAGGACGCGCAGTTGCGCCAGCACCTCCTGCACGACGAAAAAGAACGGGCCGAAAACCTGATGATTGTGGATCTGGTGCGCAACGACCTGGCCCGCGTGGCCCAAACCGGCACCGTCCAGGTTCCCGAGCTATTCGGCCTCTACCCTTTTCGTCACGTCTGGCAGATGATTTCCACCGTGCAGGCCCAGGCTCGGCCCGGCCTCGGTTTGGTTGATATGCTGCGCGCCACTTTCCCGATGGGCTCGATGACGGGCGCCCCCAAAATCCGGGCAATGGAGCTCATTGAGCACTATGAGCGCACCAAACGGGGCCTGTACAGCGGCAGCATGGGCTACCTCACCCCCAGCGGCGACTTCGACTTCAACGTCATTATTCGCAGCCTGCAGTACCACGCCGGCACCGGCTACCTTAGCTTCCAGGTCGGCTCGGCCATCACCTACGATTCGGTACCGGAGCGTGAATACGACGAATGCCTGCTCAAGGCCCGCGCCCTGCTCCAGGTGCTGGGAGCTACGGTGAATGAGCGAATGAGCGAATGA
- a CDS encoding DUF3808 domain-containing protein — protein MAHIPAPSALPFSGLRLLLGLLLVLLCAAGPSQHEPAATQAPEAANAAAGNLTPGARLAYAELLKLRIEPARLLLLEEAKRAPASAGTLLVADCIDFTELMIRQDASRYEAVVAAQNRRLAALEKLREPGPLREFARAEIRLHQAAAQVTYQHEIQGAWSLRQAYQQMQAVVQRYPDFIPARKTLGMCQFMIGSVPEGYRWFLKLLGLPGSVAAGVQNLGLAAQKPNDFQPEARIILALVQETYFKKGEESARLVQQLAAQQPDNLLYSYLLLSLNKRLHRTDAALAAYRSRPTGPGYLSVPYLHHMAADLLLYQGQYAASTRANQQFLQDYPGTHYRKDAAFKLYLASWLSGDDKAAERYRQQINQGGRTVVEEDAYAQRFFEDRVPLNRTLTRARLQIDGGYYRPALATLRGFTAAGGLLRDRLEEPYRRARAYQGLGRLDSARLYYTRTIALAGKAPYYFGPQSALQMGYLCQAEGQLNMARLYFQKVLDSPKHEYKNSTDAKAKVALAGLPAAKVR, from the coding sequence GTGGCTCACATTCCAGCTCCTTCCGCTCTCCCTTTCTCCGGACTCCGGCTGCTGCTGGGGCTGCTGCTCGTGCTTCTGTGCGCCGCTGGCCCATCCCAGCACGAGCCGGCGGCCACGCAGGCCCCGGAAGCGGCTAATGCAGCCGCTGGCAACCTGACACCTGGCGCCCGCTTGGCCTACGCCGAGCTGCTCAAGCTGCGCATAGAGCCGGCCCGGCTATTACTCCTGGAAGAAGCCAAACGAGCCCCTGCCAGCGCCGGCACGCTGCTTGTGGCCGACTGTATCGACTTTACCGAGCTCATGATCCGGCAGGACGCCAGCCGCTACGAGGCCGTAGTGGCGGCCCAGAACCGGCGGCTGGCGGCGCTGGAAAAATTGCGGGAGCCCGGGCCGCTACGCGAGTTTGCCCGGGCCGAAATCCGTCTGCACCAAGCCGCGGCCCAGGTTACGTACCAGCACGAAATCCAGGGGGCCTGGAGCTTGCGCCAGGCTTACCAGCAGATGCAGGCAGTGGTGCAGCGCTACCCCGACTTTATTCCGGCCCGCAAAACCCTGGGCATGTGTCAGTTTATGATTGGCTCCGTGCCCGAAGGCTACCGGTGGTTTCTGAAGCTGCTTGGGCTGCCGGGCAGCGTGGCCGCCGGGGTGCAGAATCTGGGTCTGGCGGCTCAAAAGCCCAACGACTTTCAGCCAGAGGCCCGCATTATTCTGGCGCTGGTGCAGGAAACCTACTTCAAGAAAGGTGAAGAATCGGCCCGGCTCGTGCAGCAGCTCGCCGCCCAGCAGCCGGATAACCTGCTTTACTCCTACCTGCTGCTCAGCCTCAATAAGCGCCTGCACCGCACCGACGCGGCCTTGGCTGCCTACCGCAGCCGGCCCACCGGCCCGGGCTATTTGAGCGTGCCCTACCTGCACCACATGGCCGCCGATTTACTGCTTTACCAGGGCCAGTACGCGGCTTCGACGCGGGCTAACCAGCAGTTTTTGCAGGACTACCCGGGCACGCACTACCGCAAGGATGCTGCTTTTAAGCTGTACCTGGCTTCCTGGCTGAGTGGCGACGACAAAGCTGCCGAGCGGTACCGCCAGCAAATAAACCAGGGGGGCCGTACGGTAGTGGAGGAAGATGCCTATGCCCAGCGCTTTTTTGAGGACCGGGTTCCGCTGAACCGCACCCTGACCCGGGCCCGCCTGCAGATTGACGGGGGCTACTACCGCCCGGCCCTGGCCACGTTGCGCGGCTTCACGGCTGCGGGCGGACTACTGCGCGACCGGCTCGAAGAGCCTTACCGCCGGGCCCGGGCCTATCAGGGCCTGGGCCGCCTCGACTCGGCCCGCCTGTATTATACTCGCACCATTGCGCTGGCGGGCAAGGCTCCCTACTACTTCGGGCCGCAGTCGGCGCTGCAGATGGGCTACCTCTGCCAGGCCGAGGGGCAGCTAAACATGGCCCGACTTTACTTCCAGAAAGTGCTCGATTCGCCCAAGCACGAGTATAAGAACAGCACCGACGCCAAGGCTAAAGTGGCGCTAGCCGGACTGCCCGCGGCTAAGGTTCGGTAG
- a CDS encoding Nif3-like dinuclear metal center hexameric protein: MPTVADLARVLERVAPLAYQESYDNAGLQCGDPQAAVQGVLIALDCTPAVIDEALRRGCNVVVAHHPVVFRPLKRLTGANEVEQTLIKAIKNDVAIYAAHTNLDNVLPGVNRKLAEKLGLENLRILDPKSGTLGKLITYVPTTHTEAVLQALYAAGAGQIGHYSECSFRVEGTGTFTPGAGTNPYIGGPGQPEKVREERVEVLLPLHLQGAALRALRAAHPYEEVAYELVKLENSHQDVGSGMIGELPEALSPAEFRQRLRSALGVLVVKHTEFDRPIKKVALCGGAGSFLISNARRAGADAYVTGDLKYHEYFGAEGQLLLCDVGHFESEQFTGEIFRDLLTANFKSTFAVLIAETLTNPVRYDF, encoded by the coding sequence ATGCCGACCGTAGCTGACCTTGCCCGCGTCCTGGAACGTGTGGCGCCCCTGGCCTACCAGGAATCCTACGACAATGCCGGCCTGCAGTGCGGCGACCCGCAGGCCGCGGTGCAGGGCGTACTCATTGCCCTCGACTGCACTCCGGCCGTTATCGACGAGGCCCTGCGGCGGGGCTGCAACGTGGTGGTAGCTCATCATCCGGTGGTGTTTCGGCCTCTGAAGCGCCTGACCGGAGCCAATGAAGTAGAGCAGACCCTGATTAAGGCCATCAAGAACGATGTGGCCATTTACGCGGCCCATACCAACCTCGACAATGTACTGCCGGGCGTAAACCGTAAGTTGGCCGAAAAATTAGGCCTGGAAAACCTGCGCATCCTCGACCCCAAAAGCGGTACGCTAGGCAAGCTCATCACTTACGTGCCCACCACCCACACCGAGGCCGTCCTGCAGGCTCTATATGCGGCTGGGGCGGGTCAGATCGGTCATTATTCGGAGTGCAGCTTCCGGGTGGAAGGCACCGGCACTTTCACGCCTGGCGCCGGCACCAACCCGTATATTGGCGGGCCGGGCCAGCCGGAAAAAGTGCGGGAAGAACGCGTGGAAGTGCTGCTGCCCTTGCACCTGCAAGGCGCGGCGTTGCGGGCATTGCGGGCCGCGCATCCCTACGAGGAAGTGGCTTATGAGCTCGTAAAACTGGAAAATTCGCACCAGGATGTGGGATCCGGCATGATCGGCGAACTGCCCGAAGCCCTGTCGCCGGCCGAGTTCCGGCAACGCCTGCGCTCGGCCCTGGGCGTACTTGTAGTTAAACACACCGAATTTGACCGTCCCATCAAAAAAGTAGCCCTGTGCGGCGGAGCCGGCAGCTTTTTGATCAGCAATGCCCGTCGGGCCGGGGCCGACGCCTACGTCACCGGCGATTTGAAGTACCACGAGTACTTTGGGGCCGAGGGCCAGTTGCTGCTCTGCGACGTAGGGCACTTCGAAAGTGAGCAATTTACCGGGGAAATCTTCCGGGATTTGCTTACGGCCAACTTTAAAAGTACTTTTGCGGTCTTAATCGCTGAGACCCTCACCAACCCTGTCCGTTATGATTTCTAA
- a CDS encoding chloramphenicol acetyltransferase yields the protein MKQLIDLQTWNRREHFAFFGAFEEPFFGLVAPVDCTGAQAEAKRLGVSFFLYYLYHAVQAANEVPEFRTRIEDGQVYRYDRVHASATLGRSDHTFAFSFIEQHDELAGFVAAAQAEIEAVQNSSGLRLSNTTARVDVLHCSAIPWVRFTGLTHARSFQHPDSCPKISFSQLYEENGRTYMNVAVNVHHALADGYHVGQFLQAFEQRLAVNERMSD from the coding sequence ATGAAACAGCTGATTGACCTACAAACCTGGAACCGGCGGGAGCATTTTGCCTTCTTCGGCGCTTTTGAAGAACCGTTTTTTGGCCTCGTAGCGCCAGTAGACTGCACCGGGGCCCAGGCCGAAGCCAAGCGCCTAGGCGTGTCGTTTTTCCTGTACTACCTCTACCACGCGGTGCAGGCCGCCAACGAAGTGCCCGAGTTCCGGACCCGCATCGAAGACGGGCAGGTGTACCGCTACGACCGGGTACACGCCTCGGCTACCCTGGGTCGCTCCGACCACACCTTCGCCTTTTCCTTTATCGAGCAGCACGATGAGCTAGCCGGATTTGTGGCTGCCGCTCAGGCCGAAATCGAAGCCGTGCAAAACAGCTCCGGCCTGCGCCTGAGCAACACCACTGCCCGCGTCGACGTGCTGCACTGCTCGGCTATCCCATGGGTGCGCTTCACCGGCCTGACCCACGCCCGCAGCTTCCAGCACCCCGACAGCTGCCCCAAGATTTCCTTTAGCCAGCTCTACGAGGAGAACGGCCGCACCTACATGAACGTGGCCGTCAACGTGCACCACGCCCTGGCCGACGGTTATCACGTGGGTCAGTTTCTGCAAGCCTTCGAGCAAAGACTTGCCGTGAATGAGCGAATGAGCGATTAA
- a CDS encoding HAD family hydrolase, producing MSAPHLIAFDADDTLWSNQPHFDQVEAQLLEILAHCGDAQRITEQLNQVQRQNMKLFGYGAKSFMLSMIETAIQLTDGKVTGVEIQQILDMGKDLLRYPIEPLPGVVEVLTELRRRGHRLMVLTKGDLFDQESKLARSGLGEYFDYVEIVSEKDEATYQRLLARYNALPGEFFMIGNSLKSDILPVAQLGFRAVHVPFHATWVFEHVDPEKLAGLEFHAVTDLRQVLDLVD from the coding sequence ATGTCTGCTCCCCATCTGATTGCCTTCGACGCCGACGACACGCTCTGGTCCAACCAGCCCCACTTCGACCAGGTCGAAGCCCAGCTCCTGGAAATTCTGGCCCACTGCGGTGATGCCCAGCGCATCACCGAGCAGCTCAACCAGGTGCAGCGCCAGAACATGAAGCTCTTTGGCTACGGGGCCAAGTCCTTCATGCTCTCCATGATTGAAACTGCCATCCAGCTCACCGACGGCAAGGTCACCGGCGTCGAAATCCAGCAGATCCTGGATATGGGCAAGGACCTGTTGCGCTACCCCATCGAGCCCCTGCCGGGCGTAGTCGAGGTGCTCACCGAGCTGCGCCGCCGCGGCCACCGCCTGATGGTGCTCACCAAGGGCGACCTGTTCGACCAGGAAAGCAAGCTGGCCCGCTCCGGCCTGGGCGAGTATTTCGACTACGTGGAAATCGTCAGTGAAAAGGACGAGGCCACCTACCAGCGTCTGCTGGCCCGCTACAACGCCCTGCCCGGCGAGTTTTTCATGATTGGCAACTCCCTCAAGTCCGACATCCTACCCGTAGCCCAGCTCGGTTTCCGCGCCGTACACGTTCCCTTCCACGCCACCTGGGTCTTCGAGCACGTCGACCCCGAAAAGCTCGCCGGCCTAGAATTTCACGCCGTCACGGATTTGCGCCAGGTGCTGGATTTGGTGGACTAG
- a CDS encoding zinc ribbon domain-containing protein, with product MISNPSTETTVASKLEALLNLQRLDSQLDEIRRVRGDLPEEVRDLEDEIAGYEVRVSKFDEEIQALNDQIKQRKQNAKDAEGLIKKYEDQQQNVRNNREYEAIAKEIELQRLEIQISEKKIKEAQYQIEQKNNDIAGTKQRLDERKKDLTNKNTELQTIIGESEADEKKLLDERENAVKPIEERLLTAYTRIRGNVRNGLAVVMVKRDACGGCFNTVPPQRQADIISHKKIIVCEHCGRVLADVDVKQPA from the coding sequence ATGATTTCTAATCCTTCCACGGAAACCACCGTCGCCAGTAAGCTGGAAGCCCTTCTGAACCTGCAGCGCCTCGACTCGCAGCTCGACGAAATTCGGCGCGTCCGCGGCGACCTGCCCGAAGAAGTGCGCGACCTGGAAGACGAAATTGCTGGCTATGAGGTGCGCGTGAGCAAGTTTGACGAGGAAATTCAAGCCCTGAACGACCAAATCAAGCAGCGCAAGCAGAACGCCAAAGACGCCGAAGGCCTCATCAAGAAGTATGAGGACCAGCAGCAAAACGTGCGCAACAACCGCGAATACGAGGCAATTGCCAAGGAAATCGAGCTGCAGCGCCTGGAAATCCAGATTTCGGAAAAGAAAATCAAGGAGGCCCAGTACCAGATTGAGCAGAAAAACAACGACATCGCCGGCACCAAGCAGCGCCTCGATGAGCGCAAGAAAGATCTGACCAACAAGAACACCGAGCTCCAGACTATCATCGGCGAAAGCGAAGCCGACGAGAAAAAGCTGCTCGACGAGCGTGAAAACGCCGTAAAGCCCATCGAGGAGCGCCTGCTGACGGCCTACACCCGCATCCGCGGCAACGTCCGCAACGGGCTGGCTGTGGTAATGGTGAAGCGTGACGCCTGCGGCGGCTGCTTCAACACCGTACCGCCTCAGCGCCAGGCCGACATCATCTCGCACAAGAAAATCATCGTGTGCGAGCACTGCGGCCGGGTTCTGGCCGACGTGGACGTGAAGCAGCCGGCTTAA
- the lpxK gene encoding tetraacyldisaccharide 4'-kinase, translated as MPHPLALLLLPFAWLYAAVLGVRNWLYDKGIKETARFAVPVISVGNLRAGGTGKTPHVAWLVRQLQAAGQQPAILSRGYGRQTRGYIEADAAATAATIGDEPLQHYQDFRGQVPVVVCENRRTGLENLLRQEPAPSVVVLDDAYQHRRVQPTLNILLTEQQRPFYQDYVLPAGRLRESRVGARRADVVVVTKCESLLNAAQQAAITAWVRRYTRPRVLVLFSTYAYGAPVAVGGTGQVGSPEIVLLTGIAQPGPLLDYLTGAGYQIVHHAAFADHHAFTAADIAAVAKQLQPGQSVFTTQKDAVRLLEPALQAAVAALPIFYIPIQVEFLADGAAQLQQLLSSLFQPHAVV; from the coding sequence ATGCCTCATCCGTTAGCCTTGCTGCTGTTGCCCTTCGCTTGGCTGTACGCCGCGGTGCTGGGTGTGCGCAACTGGCTATACGACAAGGGTATAAAAGAAACCGCGCGGTTTGCAGTGCCCGTTATCAGCGTAGGCAACCTGCGGGCCGGAGGCACGGGCAAAACGCCCCACGTGGCTTGGCTGGTGCGCCAGTTGCAGGCGGCCGGGCAGCAGCCGGCCATTCTGAGCCGGGGCTACGGCCGCCAAACCCGGGGCTATATCGAGGCCGATGCTGCGGCTACGGCCGCTACCATCGGCGACGAGCCCCTGCAGCACTACCAGGACTTTCGGGGCCAGGTGCCGGTTGTCGTGTGCGAAAACCGGCGGACGGGACTGGAAAATCTGCTGCGGCAGGAACCGGCACCCTCCGTCGTGGTGCTCGACGATGCCTACCAGCACCGCCGCGTGCAGCCTACCCTGAATATTCTGCTGACCGAGCAGCAACGGCCTTTCTACCAGGACTACGTGCTGCCGGCCGGCCGGCTGCGCGAAAGCCGGGTCGGGGCCCGTCGGGCCGATGTGGTGGTCGTAACCAAGTGTGAATCACTTCTGAACGCGGCCCAGCAAGCCGCTATTACCGCCTGGGTGCGGCGCTACACCCGGCCGCGGGTGCTGGTGCTGTTTTCGACCTACGCCTACGGGGCGCCGGTAGCGGTGGGTGGTACCGGGCAGGTCGGAAGTCCGGAAATCGTGCTGCTGACCGGCATTGCCCAGCCGGGTCCGCTGCTCGACTATCTGACCGGGGCGGGCTACCAGATTGTGCACCACGCCGCTTTTGCCGACCACCATGCCTTTACTGCCGCTGATATTGCGGCCGTAGCCAAACAATTACAACCGGGTCAGAGCGTTTTCACTACTCAAAAGGACGCCGTCCGGCTACTGGAGCCTGCTCTGCAGGCGGCCGTGGCAGCTCTGCCCATCTTTTATATTCCCATCCAGGTCGAGTTTCTGGCCGATGGGGCTGCCCAGTTGCAGCAGTTGCTTTCTTCCTTATTTCAGCCCCACGCTGTTGTCTGA
- a CDS encoding uracil-DNA glycosylase family protein has protein sequence MPTFADRLLHFLTTFPVPATLPDEAVALSPYQENTPLTLFTRFARQYYHDNRPRVALLGINPGRLGHGRTGVAFTDPVALADVCDIANELPRHRELSSQFVYEVIAALGGPAAFYQDFFLGSLYPLVLLRHGRNYNYYDSPALTKALDPDMILSLNQQVLEVGLSRPVAVCLGRRNGQHLLRLNAELQLFDQIHILDHPRYLMQYKRRELAHHVDRYVEVLHEAREMVNGKD, from the coding sequence ATGCCCACCTTTGCTGACCGCCTGCTACATTTTCTGACCACGTTTCCCGTTCCTGCTACTTTGCCCGACGAGGCAGTAGCCCTGAGCCCGTACCAGGAAAATACGCCGCTGACGCTGTTTACCCGCTTTGCCCGGCAATATTACCACGACAACCGGCCCCGGGTGGCGCTGCTGGGTATCAATCCGGGCCGCCTCGGCCACGGCCGCACCGGTGTGGCTTTCACCGACCCGGTGGCTTTAGCCGACGTCTGCGACATTGCCAACGAGCTGCCCCGGCACCGCGAATTGTCGAGCCAATTCGTGTACGAAGTAATAGCTGCGCTAGGCGGGCCAGCGGCTTTCTACCAGGATTTCTTCCTGGGGTCCCTTTACCCGCTGGTGCTGCTGCGCCACGGCCGCAACTACAATTATTATGACTCGCCAGCGCTAACCAAAGCTTTAGATCCGGATATGATTCTCTCACTAAATCAGCAGGTACTGGAGGTAGGATTGTCCCGGCCGGTGGCTGTATGCCTGGGTCGCCGCAATGGTCAGCACCTGCTGCGGCTCAATGCGGAGCTGCAGCTTTTCGACCAGATTCACATTCTCGACCACCCGCGCTACCTGATGCAGTACAAGCGCCGGGAACTGGCCCACCACGTGGACCGCTACGTGGAAGTGCTGCACGAAGCCCGGGAAATGGTGAATGGCAAAGACTAA
- a CDS encoding putative porin: protein MSDLLVPLASFRFFHRVSFVLLLGLLLWPALLRAQVLDDSTKVIYGAKTTRVLYEADIMREQYEGRVIDTTLTNQVRDRYWFHDTTFQQDLGNIGTASRRLLWEPNNGIGARYGRTVFDKFARNSAEIPYYDTRSPFTFFRFIQSAVGEQVFELSYSRSLGRNLNVGLAYERFASRKVIAANGRENLTEHSNVLLFARYQTQDDRYHALFNINTARHRVPEQGGISYGPTDRIEEGDRKGAPRPGSLFGYDLEDVRLERSLNIDDRDEIRLVQTLRLLGRGLTAYHIFDWKRQFNNYTDRPRNGPLPVNATTGLLQFYNSEPRLNANLTNDRSEYRQLENEVGVMGHTPAVGYRLYGRYRNANLFTKNVQNRYLSRGDSIPYQLRYGQIFLGGTASFRYRDLVAVETAGEILGPQVAGDQSKAFSEYWFRGTARLGPLSGEFYSSSYSPTLTQQRFEGNHYAWDHTRNSGAEFQNTLVNQLTGRLNQQLGRHHLEASGSFVTINDLVYYNQAAVPAQLDEAKVLLIGTLRHRFNLGKFFFDNLGTGTLGGEDEGLRIPKLVANSRAYYQGYLFKKAMFSQIGADVYFQSRFKGYDYNPTTQQFYLQDHFSIRSYAVADVFLVTDIKTVSVFLKMAYINQGLYNTGNGYFATPLYTGLPRRFQFGIRWQFFD, encoded by the coding sequence TTGTCTGATCTGCTCGTTCCGTTGGCTTCCTTCCGCTTTTTTCACCGCGTTTCCTTTGTTCTGCTGCTCGGGCTGCTCCTGTGGCCGGCTCTGCTGCGGGCCCAGGTCCTCGACGACTCCACCAAAGTCATCTACGGGGCCAAAACCACCCGGGTCCTGTACGAGGCCGACATCATGCGCGAGCAGTACGAAGGCCGGGTTATCGATACTACGCTTACCAATCAGGTGCGCGACCGGTACTGGTTTCACGATACGACCTTCCAGCAGGATCTGGGCAACATCGGGACGGCCTCGCGCCGCCTGCTCTGGGAGCCCAACAACGGCATTGGGGCCCGCTACGGCCGCACTGTGTTTGACAAATTTGCCCGCAATTCGGCTGAAATTCCTTACTACGATACCCGTTCGCCCTTCACGTTTTTCCGCTTTATCCAGAGTGCTGTGGGTGAGCAGGTGTTCGAGCTGTCGTACTCGCGCAGCCTGGGCAGAAACCTGAACGTGGGCCTAGCCTACGAGCGGTTTGCCTCCCGTAAGGTCATAGCAGCCAACGGGCGGGAAAACTTAACTGAGCACAGCAACGTGCTGTTGTTTGCCCGCTACCAAACCCAGGACGACCGGTACCACGCCCTGTTCAACATCAATACCGCCCGCCACCGCGTCCCCGAGCAGGGTGGAATTAGCTACGGCCCCACGGATAGAATTGAAGAAGGCGACCGGAAGGGCGCCCCCCGCCCGGGCAGCCTGTTCGGCTACGATCTGGAGGATGTCCGGCTGGAGCGGTCATTGAACATTGATGATCGGGACGAAATCCGGCTGGTGCAAACCCTGCGGCTGCTGGGCCGGGGCCTGACGGCCTACCACATCTTCGACTGGAAGCGGCAGTTCAACAACTACACCGACCGGCCTCGCAACGGCCCGTTGCCCGTCAATGCCACCACCGGTCTGCTTCAGTTTTACAATTCGGAGCCCCGGCTGAACGCCAACCTGACCAACGACCGGTCAGAATACCGGCAGCTGGAAAACGAAGTGGGCGTGATGGGCCACACCCCGGCCGTAGGCTACCGCCTCTACGGGCGCTACCGCAACGCCAATTTATTTACCAAAAACGTCCAGAATCGCTACTTGAGCCGCGGCGACTCAATTCCTTACCAGCTGCGCTACGGCCAGATTTTTCTGGGCGGCACGGCCAGTTTCCGCTACCGCGACCTGGTGGCCGTGGAAACGGCTGGCGAAATCCTGGGCCCGCAGGTGGCCGGAGACCAGAGCAAAGCCTTTAGCGAATACTGGTTCCGGGGCACGGCCCGGCTGGGGCCCCTGAGCGGCGAGTTTTACAGCTCCTCGTATTCGCCCACGCTCACCCAGCAGCGCTTCGAGGGCAACCACTATGCCTGGGACCACACCCGCAACTCCGGGGCCGAGTTCCAGAACACGCTGGTTAACCAACTAACTGGCCGGCTCAACCAGCAGCTGGGGCGCCACCACCTCGAGGCTTCGGGCAGCTTCGTCACCATCAACGACCTGGTGTACTACAACCAGGCTGCCGTGCCGGCCCAGCTCGATGAGGCCAAGGTGCTGCTTATTGGCACCTTGCGGCACCGCTTCAACCTGGGCAAGTTCTTCTTCGACAACCTGGGGACCGGTACGCTGGGCGGGGAAGACGAGGGGCTGCGCATTCCCAAGCTGGTCGCCAATAGCCGGGCTTACTACCAGGGCTACCTGTTCAAGAAGGCCATGTTCAGCCAGATTGGGGCCGATGTGTATTTTCAGTCGCGCTTCAAGGGCTACGACTACAACCCCACAACCCAGCAGTTTTATCTGCAAGACCACTTCAGCATCCGTAGCTACGCCGTGGCCGACGTGTTTTTGGTGACGGATATTAAAACTGTATCCGTATTTTTGAAGATGGCTTACATCAACCAGGGGCTCTACAATACTGGGAACGGCTACTTTGCTACCCCGCTCTACACGGGGCTGCCCCGCCGTTTTCAGTTCGGGATTCGGTGGCAGTTTTTTGATTAA